Proteins from one Staphylococcus sp. IVB6214 genomic window:
- the addA gene encoding helicase-exonuclease AddAB subunit AddA — protein sequence MIPTKPKDVQWTDAQWESIYAKDQDILVAAAAGSGKTAVLVERIIQRILRDDIDVDRLLVVTFTNASAREMRHRIEASIQKASFEDPGNQHLKNQRAKIHQAQISTLHSFCLKLIQQHYDQIELDPNFRTASEVENVLLLNQAIDDVFEDHYKRLDPQFITLTEHLSSDRSDESLREIVKKMYYFSIANPQPFAWLNRLDEPYRNSELQEHYIAILDEYIQLYLEAARDTLDQLYEQLELIGFCEAHIDLINKHRDFFRQLLSEAIIDRDKIRAFKYGRMPNRPAEVKEDPQLADAYKFFEKTFKRYKAYVERVKQFVGRDRQTLKQELADLAPRVAYLAELTKDVIVKFESEKRARNIIDFADYEHMALRILLNEDGTPSQIADAYRAQFDEILVDEYQDTNRVQEAIISSIKRGNESNGNLFMVGDVKQSIYKFRQADPSLFIEKYERFNQPNQSSGKRIDLSQNFRSRKEVLATTNYIFKHMMDPAIGEIDYDEAASLYDGASFDDMTYPVHLTTLLKDSSLDLNKGEQEAALIAQQVETILETQKVYDFDLKGYRPATYKDIVVLESSTSNLRNIQQVFKDKNIPFYAKSKEGYFEQTEVRLMLSFLRTIDNPLQDVYLVGLMRSVIYQFSEAELAQIRVVAPNEDYFYQTMQQYLKSEDASPELQGKVRQFLHDLNVYRRYSQSHPVYQLIDKLFNDHYIPQYFSGLVGGEGRRANLHGLFNKAIEFDHSSYRGLFQFIRFIDEMIDRGQDFGEENVIGPNDDVVRWMTVHSSKGLEFPFVIYSGLSREFNKKDLQKPVILNQYEGLGLQYYDTEHSLFYPSLISMTIELINQKELISERMRLIYVALTRAKEQLYLIGTVDDTDTLDQLTAWSVTDNRLGTIERFTAKSPFQLIYSVLSKQKATHLLPKQRFDQTIDALPNYLKPTVEIQHVEAQDIISIDDEISDTSTPSVTLLKERLQNATITSKEAEEIKERLLFEYPNQVAVTHPSKQSVSELKRQLETEQADTNYERVRQYRLGAVTYERPIFMQEQQRNAAEVGTLMHTVMQHLPFKEARLTEPELYAYIDQLVAQAIIDEEAIQDINIDEVKRFVDSDLYLRIAKSDAIYRELPFIVNQNAVESKDREDAIIQGMIDLVFEEDGHYYFVDYKTDVFVRRRGMTDEELGQQLKEKYRIQMKYYQQALEVILKQKVSGSLYFFKFGEITI from the coding sequence ATGATTCCAACAAAACCAAAAGATGTACAGTGGACAGATGCGCAGTGGGAAAGTATTTATGCGAAAGATCAGGATATTCTAGTAGCAGCTGCGGCTGGATCTGGCAAGACGGCAGTCTTAGTTGAGCGAATCATTCAACGTATATTACGAGATGACATTGATGTTGACCGCCTACTTGTTGTAACCTTCACAAATGCCAGTGCACGAGAAATGAGACATCGTATTGAAGCGAGTATTCAAAAAGCTTCATTTGAGGATCCGGGCAATCAACATTTGAAAAATCAGCGTGCTAAAATTCACCAAGCACAAATTTCAACATTGCATAGTTTTTGTTTGAAGTTAATTCAACAACATTATGATCAAATTGAATTGGATCCAAACTTTCGAACTGCAAGCGAAGTTGAAAATGTATTGTTACTCAATCAAGCGATAGATGATGTGTTTGAAGATCATTATAAACGCTTAGATCCTCAGTTTATTACACTGACAGAGCATTTATCATCAGATAGAAGCGATGAAAGCTTGAGAGAGATTGTTAAAAAGATGTATTACTTTAGTATCGCCAATCCACAACCGTTTGCATGGTTAAATAGATTGGATGAACCTTATCGTAATAGTGAGTTACAAGAACATTATATTGCGATACTCGATGAATATATCCAATTATACTTAGAAGCGGCACGAGATACTTTGGATCAACTGTATGAACAATTGGAATTGATAGGATTTTGTGAAGCTCATATTGACTTGATCAATAAACATCGTGACTTTTTCCGTCAACTGTTGTCTGAAGCTATCATCGATCGAGACAAAATCAGAGCGTTTAAGTACGGAAGAATGCCGAATAGACCTGCTGAAGTGAAAGAAGACCCACAGCTTGCAGACGCGTATAAATTTTTTGAAAAAACATTCAAACGTTATAAAGCATATGTTGAGAGAGTCAAACAGTTTGTTGGGCGTGATCGTCAAACGTTAAAACAAGAATTGGCAGACTTGGCTCCTCGTGTTGCGTATCTTGCGGAACTAACGAAAGATGTCATAGTAAAGTTTGAATCGGAAAAACGTGCACGTAATATTATTGATTTTGCCGATTATGAGCATATGGCATTGCGTATTTTGTTAAACGAAGATGGCACACCTTCTCAAATTGCGGATGCATATCGTGCGCAGTTTGATGAAATATTAGTCGACGAATATCAAGATACGAACCGTGTACAAGAGGCGATTATTTCAAGCATTAAACGTGGCAATGAGTCGAATGGCAATTTGTTTATGGTTGGTGATGTGAAGCAATCGATTTATAAGTTCCGTCAAGCTGACCCAAGCCTCTTTATTGAGAAGTATGAGCGATTTAATCAACCAAATCAATCGAGTGGGAAACGCATTGATTTGTCACAAAACTTCCGTTCTCGTAAAGAAGTATTAGCGACAACAAACTATATATTCAAACATATGATGGATCCAGCAATTGGTGAAATAGATTACGATGAAGCGGCGAGTTTATATGATGGTGCATCATTTGATGATATGACCTATCCTGTACATTTAACAACATTATTGAAAGATAGTTCACTTGATTTGAATAAAGGAGAACAAGAAGCAGCGCTCATTGCACAACAAGTAGAGACAATTCTTGAAACACAAAAAGTATATGATTTTGATTTAAAAGGTTATCGTCCAGCGACTTATAAAGATATTGTCGTCTTAGAATCAAGTACATCGAATCTCAGAAATATTCAACAAGTATTCAAGGATAAAAACATTCCGTTTTATGCGAAAAGCAAAGAAGGCTACTTTGAACAAACAGAAGTGCGTTTGATGTTGTCATTTTTAAGAACGATAGACAATCCATTACAAGATGTTTATCTTGTCGGCTTAATGCGTTCAGTGATTTATCAATTTAGCGAAGCCGAATTAGCACAAATTCGCGTGGTTGCGCCGAATGAAGATTACTTCTATCAAACAATGCAACAATATTTGAAATCAGAAGATGCGTCCCCGGAATTGCAAGGCAAGGTAAGACAATTTTTACACGACTTAAATGTCTATCGTCGTTACAGTCAATCACACCCAGTCTATCAATTGATTGATAAACTTTTTAATGATCATTATATTCCACAATATTTTAGTGGCTTAGTTGGTGGAGAAGGTCGTCGTGCAAACTTACATGGGCTATTTAATAAAGCGATTGAGTTTGACCATTCAAGTTATCGTGGTCTGTTCCAATTTATTCGCTTCATTGATGAAATGATAGATCGCGGCCAAGACTTTGGGGAAGAAAATGTCATTGGTCCAAATGATGATGTAGTAAGATGGATGACAGTACACAGCAGTAAAGGATTGGAATTTCCATTTGTCATCTATTCGGGTTTGAGCAGAGAATTTAATAAGAAAGATTTACAAAAACCTGTTATATTAAATCAATATGAAGGGTTAGGTCTCCAATATTACGATACAGAACATAGTTTGTTCTATCCATCGTTAATATCAATGACTATTGAGTTGATCAATCAGAAAGAACTGATTTCAGAAAGAATGCGTTTGATTTATGTTGCATTGACGCGTGCAAAAGAGCAGTTATATCTCATTGGAACAGTGGATGATACTGATACACTAGATCAACTGACGGCATGGTCAGTGACCGACAATCGACTTGGTACGATTGAACGTTTTACAGCGAAAAGTCCTTTTCAACTTATTTATAGTGTATTGAGTAAGCAGAAGGCAACGCACTTGTTACCTAAACAACGATTTGATCAAACAATAGATGCGTTACCGAATTACTTAAAGCCAACGGTCGAGATTCAGCATGTGGAAGCACAAGATATTATTTCAATAGATGATGAGATATCTGATACATCAACACCATCCGTAACATTGTTAAAAGAGCGTCTTCAAAATGCAACTATCACATCGAAAGAAGCAGAAGAGATAAAAGAACGTTTACTGTTTGAATATCCAAATCAAGTGGCTGTGACACATCCGTCAAAACAGTCAGTTTCTGAACTAAAACGTCAGTTAGAAACAGAACAAGCAGATACAAACTATGAACGTGTCCGTCAATATCGTCTTGGTGCTGTCACATATGAACGCCCTATTTTTATGCAGGAACAACAGCGAAATGCTGCTGAAGTCGGAACATTAATGCATACGGTGATGCAGCATTTGCCGTTTAAAGAAGCACGACTGACAGAACCAGAATTGTATGCCTACATTGATCAGTTAGTCGCACAGGCAATTATTGATGAAGAAGCAATTCAAGATATCAACATTGATGAAGTGAAACGATTTGTAGATAGTGACTTATACTTACGCATAGCAAAAAGTGATGCGATTTATCGTGAGTTACCCTTTATCGTGAATCAAAATGCTGTCGAATCGAAAGACAGAGAAGATGCGATTATTCAAGGGATGATTGATCTTGTATTTGAAGAAGATGGTCATTATTACTTCGTTGATTATAAGACAGATGTTTTCGTTCGACGAAGAGGCATGACGGATGAAGAACTTGGTCAACAATTGAAAGAGAAGTACCGTATTCAAATGAAGTACTATCAACAGGCACTAGAAGTTATATTGAAGCAAAAAGTATCCGGTTCATTATATTTCTTTAAATTTGGTGAGATTACAATTTAA
- a CDS encoding fumarylacetoacetate hydrolase family protein, with the protein MKFLSFKHNDETSYGVKVKREEAAWDLRKVFADFGEAEFQPKTLLEGLQHNQTLEFQEQVRKAVVAAEESGNAADYKVQYADIEFLPPVTPPNNVIAFGRNYKAHAEELNHGVDRLYVFTKAASSLTGDEATIPNHKDITDELDYEGELGVVIGKSGEKIPKGLALDYVYGYTIINDITDRAAQKGHDQAFLSKSLTGGCPMGPYIVTKDELPTPENVNIVTKVNNEIRQDGNTSQMILKIDELIEEISKYVALHPGDIIATGTPAGVGAGMNPPKFLQPGDEVKVTIDNIGTLTTFIEE; encoded by the coding sequence ATGAAATTTTTATCATTCAAACATAATGATGAAACATCATACGGTGTTAAAGTTAAGCGAGAAGAAGCAGCTTGGGATTTACGAAAAGTATTTGCTGACTTTGGCGAAGCAGAATTCCAACCGAAAACATTATTAGAAGGATTGCAACACAATCAAACATTAGAATTTCAAGAGCAAGTAAGAAAGGCAGTTGTGGCGGCAGAAGAAAGTGGTAACGCAGCTGACTATAAAGTGCAATATGCAGATATTGAATTTTTACCACCAGTTACACCACCAAATAATGTGATCGCATTTGGTCGTAACTACAAAGCGCATGCTGAAGAGTTAAACCATGGTGTAGATCGCCTATATGTTTTTACAAAAGCGGCATCTTCATTAACAGGCGATGAAGCAACAATTCCAAATCATAAAGATATTACAGATGAATTAGACTATGAAGGTGAGTTAGGTGTTGTAATTGGTAAGTCAGGTGAGAAGATTCCTAAAGGTTTAGCACTTGACTACGTGTATGGTTACACAATTATCAACGATATTACAGACCGTGCAGCACAAAAAGGACACGATCAAGCATTCTTGTCTAAAAGTTTAACAGGTGGTTGCCCAATGGGACCTTACATCGTTACAAAAGATGAATTGCCAACACCTGAAAATGTAAATATCGTAACAAAAGTCAATAATGAAATTCGTCAAGATGGCAATACATCACAAATGATATTAAAAATTGACGAATTAATTGAAGAAATTTCGAAATATGTTGCGTTACACCCAGGTGATATCATTGCGACAGGTACACCAGCAGGCGTAGGTGCAGGTATGAACCCACCGAAATTCTTACAACCGGGTGACGAAGTAAAAGTAACAATTGATAATATCGGTACATTAACGACATTTATCGAAGAATAA
- a CDS encoding YisL family protein — MVLINLHIISFVMLLILFYATYENFSNKQGPTPLFKSLHMTMRLFMIFVLITGFWLIAKAFTSADASHMLLTLKMVGGLSIIGLMEVTIARKKKQVSNRSLFVWTWVIVLITAILGTILPWGPITALFH, encoded by the coding sequence ATGGTATTAATTAACTTGCACATTATTAGTTTTGTTATGCTATTGATATTATTTTATGCAACGTATGAAAACTTTTCTAACAAACAGGGACCGACACCATTATTTAAATCATTGCATATGACAATGCGTTTATTTATGATTTTTGTGTTGATTACAGGCTTCTGGCTTATTGCTAAAGCATTTACGAGTGCAGATGCAAGTCACATGCTATTGACATTGAAAATGGTAGGTGGACTTAGCATCATCGGTTTGATGGAAGTAACGATTGCACGTAAGAAAAAACAAGTTTCAAACCGCTCACTATTTGTTTGGACATGGGTCATTGTTTTGATAACAGCAATTTTAGGTACAATTTTACCTTGGGGACCTATTACTGCATTGTTCCACTAA
- a CDS encoding CoA-disulfide reductase, which translates to MSKQKIIVVGAVAGGATSASQIRRLDPDSDITVYEKDRYMSFANCGLPYYLGNVVESRDQLLPMTPEKFKEKKNITVKLQHEVVSVNTESQTIEIKDHTTGRLIQDHYDILVLSPGARARRLDFDAPHLFTLRNMEDTDAIEDYITTNQVQHVLLIGAGYVSLELLENMYERGLSPTLIHRSEAINKLMDQDMNATILSELDKRNIPYRLNEEVVSIDGHTVTFKSGAVEDYDMIIAGVGVLPNSEFLQSSRIEIDDKGYVPVNNRFQTNIPNVYAVGDIATSHYRHVDLPAHVPLAWGAHRGASIIAEQIAGNKDVVFQGFVGASIVKFFDYTLASTGVSLKELEQFDYDMVEVKNGTHAGYYPNNTSVHLRAYYDKTSRRLLRAAAVGVSGVDKRIDVLSMAMMHRATIDDLTAFEVAYAPPYSHPKDLINMLGYKARQ; encoded by the coding sequence ATGTCAAAACAAAAAATTATCGTTGTCGGCGCTGTTGCCGGTGGTGCAACGAGTGCCAGTCAAATTCGTCGATTAGATCCAGATAGTGATATCACTGTCTATGAGAAAGATCGATATATGAGCTTTGCTAATTGCGGACTTCCATATTACCTTGGAAATGTTGTCGAGTCACGTGATCAACTGCTGCCGATGACACCTGAGAAATTTAAAGAAAAGAAAAACATTACGGTGAAACTACAACATGAAGTGGTTAGCGTTAACACAGAATCACAAACAATCGAAATCAAAGACCATACGACCGGCAGATTAATACAAGATCATTATGATATTTTAGTGTTAAGTCCGGGAGCTCGAGCACGACGTCTTGACTTCGATGCCCCACACCTTTTCACATTGCGTAATATGGAAGATACAGATGCGATTGAAGACTATATCACTACCAACCAAGTGCAACATGTCTTACTCATCGGTGCAGGATATGTCAGTCTAGAATTACTTGAAAATATGTACGAACGCGGCTTATCACCAACACTCATCCACCGTTCAGAAGCTATCAATAAGCTGATGGATCAAGATATGAACGCAACTATATTGTCTGAACTCGATAAGCGCAATATTCCTTACCGATTGAATGAAGAAGTCGTATCAATCGATGGTCATACAGTGACATTCAAATCTGGTGCAGTAGAAGATTATGACATGATTATTGCCGGTGTCGGTGTATTACCTAACTCAGAGTTTTTACAATCATCGCGTATTGAAATAGATGATAAAGGCTACGTTCCCGTCAACAATCGTTTTCAAACGAATATCCCCAATGTATACGCTGTTGGCGATATAGCGACAAGTCATTATCGTCATGTTGATCTTCCCGCACACGTGCCACTTGCTTGGGGTGCACATCGCGGCGCAAGTATTATCGCTGAACAAATTGCAGGTAACAAAGATGTTGTCTTTCAAGGTTTTGTCGGCGCAAGTATTGTAAAATTCTTTGACTATACATTAGCGAGTACTGGCGTGTCACTGAAAGAGCTAGAACAGTTTGACTATGACATGGTTGAAGTGAAAAATGGGACACACGCTGGCTACTATCCGAACAACACATCCGTCCATCTACGTGCATATTATGATAAAACATCACGTCGTCTCTTACGTGCTGCAGCTGTTGGCGTATCTGGTGTTGATAAACGGATTGATGTTTTATCGATGGCGATGATGCATCGCGCAACAATTGATGATCTCACTGCTTTTGAAGTTGCATACGCTCCACCGTACAGTCATCCAAAAGATTTAATCAACATGCTTGGTTACAAAGCACGTCAATAA
- a CDS encoding Cof-type HAD-IIB family hydrolase, whose translation MKKHLICLDLDGTLLNDQKEIPSYTFRVLKALQSQGHVLMIATGRPYRASKLYYDQLELDTPIVNFNGAYIHHPGDQNFPTYHERLDEGIATSIIETLKKMDIQNMIAEVGDQVFIDRPDNRLFDGFSMGNPNIKVGDLETLLHEDPTSLLIEAEEHMIPRVKQVLTRFYAENIEHRRWGAPFPVIEIVKRGISKAVGIDIVRKHLGIERNEIIAFGDEDNDLEMIKYAKHGIAMGNAIYDLKIIANDTTLSNNEEGIGIYLNEFFQLNIPRKDI comes from the coding sequence ATGAAAAAACACTTAATTTGTTTAGATTTAGACGGGACTTTATTAAACGACCAAAAAGAAATCCCATCTTATACATTTCGCGTATTAAAAGCATTACAATCACAAGGACACGTCTTAATGATTGCGACAGGTCGTCCTTATCGTGCAAGCAAGCTCTATTACGATCAATTAGAACTGGATACCCCTATCGTCAACTTTAATGGGGCGTATATCCATCATCCAGGTGATCAAAACTTCCCAACTTATCATGAACGCTTAGATGAAGGCATCGCAACAAGTATTATTGAAACTTTGAAAAAAATGGATATTCAAAATATGATTGCCGAAGTCGGTGATCAAGTCTTTATCGACCGCCCAGACAATCGCTTATTCGATGGTTTTAGCATGGGGAACCCTAACATCAAAGTTGGCGATCTCGAAACATTATTACACGAAGATCCAACGAGCCTCTTAATTGAAGCTGAAGAACATATGATTCCCCGTGTAAAACAGGTTTTAACACGTTTTTATGCTGAAAATATTGAACACAGACGCTGGGGCGCCCCTTTCCCAGTCATTGAAATTGTTAAACGTGGTATTAGTAAGGCGGTAGGTATCGATATCGTGCGCAAACATCTCGGCATTGAACGCAACGAAATCATCGCATTTGGAGATGAAGATAATGACCTTGAAATGATTAAATATGCAAAACATGGCATAGCAATGGGCAACGCCATCTATGACCTTAAAATTATTGCCAATGACACAACACTTTCGAACAATGAAGAGGGTATTGGTATTTATTTGAATGAATTTTTCCAATTAAATATTCCTAGAAAAGATATATAA
- a CDS encoding metal-sulfur cluster assembly factor, with protein MEEALKDSILGALENVIDPELGIDIVNLGLVYKVDLNDDGLCTVEMTLTSIGCPMGPQIVDQVKTALGELPEIKETEVNIVWNPPWNKDMMSRYAKIALGVS; from the coding sequence ATGGAAGAAGCATTAAAAGATAGCATTTTAGGCGCATTAGAAAACGTTATTGACCCAGAGCTTGGTATCGATATCGTGAACCTTGGCCTTGTTTATAAAGTTGATTTAAACGATGATGGATTATGTACAGTTGAAATGACATTGACATCAATCGGTTGCCCAATGGGACCACAAATCGTGGACCAAGTAAAAACAGCATTAGGTGAGTTACCTGAGATTAAAGAAACAGAAGTTAATATCGTATGGAACCCACCATGGAACAAAGATATGATGTCTCGTTACGCTAAAATTGCATTAGGTGTTAGCTAA
- a CDS encoding acyltransferase family protein: MWNFSKIPQKQLSTRYMPGLDGLRAIAVVAVIIYHFNPQWLPGGFLGVDTFFVISGYLITSLLLTEYHNTQRIDLISFWMRRLKRLLPAVIFLIMSVLILTLITVPSEIKAVRGDAFAALFYVSNWWYIFQDVDYFAQFEVAPLKHLWSLAIEEQFYLFFPIVLFILLRYVKRLKPILYSIIGLVVISIITMGILYEPQGNVARVYFGTDTRLQTMLLGVILAFIWPAFKLRVQTAWQSKMIIDGLGVLSLAGLFLCFRFVNESQSALYYGGFGLISLLTLFIIASAVMPSGLFAKALANPLFIYIGSRSYSLYLWHYPIIVLMHHHFVQGQIPTFVYVIDALLIVMMAELSYRYIETPFRHSGFKIFDFRHLKQWRLLNVKRAWLMIILFVPSVVILSGVFNGLAKEKTHTTAINTEDMKQYVTVPIPLGDMKIDGFEVKGHSSPYANWKPLLIGDSVMVDIGDTFKEQVPNASINGLIGRQLVQAIPLIREDYPDYREKDDMVVLQLGTNGDFTDEQLDTLLDLLGESQIYLVNTSVPRDYQAHVNELFKQAAKDRDNVHLVDWHARSQGHTEYFAPDGIHLEADGVKALIDEIIKTIKTHQK, from the coding sequence ATGTGGAACTTTTCCAAAATACCTCAAAAACAGCTGTCTACAAGGTACATGCCAGGTCTTGACGGTTTGCGTGCCATTGCAGTAGTCGCAGTTATTATTTACCATTTCAATCCACAATGGTTACCAGGTGGTTTTTTAGGTGTGGACACTTTCTTTGTCATTTCAGGATATTTGATTACAAGTTTATTATTGACTGAGTATCACAACACACAACGTATCGATCTCATATCATTTTGGATGAGACGGTTAAAAAGGTTGTTGCCAGCAGTTATTTTCTTGATTATGTCTGTTTTAATATTGACATTAATCACAGTCCCTTCCGAAATCAAAGCCGTACGTGGCGATGCATTTGCGGCACTCTTTTATGTGAGTAACTGGTGGTATATCTTCCAAGATGTCGACTACTTTGCGCAGTTTGAAGTCGCACCGCTCAAACATTTATGGTCTTTGGCAATTGAAGAACAATTTTACTTGTTTTTCCCGATAGTGCTATTTATTTTGCTTCGCTATGTGAAACGTCTCAAGCCTATACTTTACTCTATAATCGGGCTTGTTGTAATTTCTATTATCACAATGGGCATTTTATACGAACCACAAGGTAATGTTGCACGCGTTTATTTCGGAACAGATACACGGTTACAAACAATGTTGCTCGGTGTTATACTGGCCTTCATTTGGCCAGCATTTAAGCTACGTGTTCAAACGGCATGGCAATCTAAAATGATTATCGACGGTTTAGGTGTCTTGTCGTTAGCTGGTCTGTTCCTTTGTTTTCGATTCGTAAATGAATCACAAAGTGCACTCTATTACGGTGGATTTGGACTGATTAGTTTGTTGACACTTTTCATCATTGCAAGTGCAGTAATGCCAAGTGGTCTTTTTGCAAAAGCATTGGCGAATCCTTTATTTATATATATCGGTTCAAGGTCATATAGCCTGTATCTTTGGCATTATCCTATTATTGTCTTAATGCACCATCATTTTGTGCAAGGACAAATTCCCACCTTTGTATATGTTATCGACGCACTATTGATCGTGATGATGGCAGAGTTGTCATATCGGTATATAGAAACACCTTTCCGTCATTCAGGGTTCAAAATATTTGATTTCCGTCATTTGAAGCAATGGCGCTTGCTGAACGTGAAACGTGCTTGGCTTATGATTATTTTATTTGTCCCATCTGTCGTAATACTATCAGGCGTGTTTAACGGATTGGCTAAAGAAAAAACACACACGACTGCGATTAATACAGAAGATATGAAACAATACGTGACCGTTCCAATCCCTTTGGGTGATATGAAAATAGATGGATTTGAAGTAAAAGGTCATAGTTCACCATATGCTAATTGGAAACCACTACTCATTGGTGATTCTGTTATGGTAGACATCGGCGATACGTTCAAGGAACAAGTGCCGAATGCGAGTATCAATGGATTGATAGGTCGTCAACTTGTACAAGCAATCCCGCTCATTCGTGAAGATTATCCCGATTATCGAGAAAAAGATGATATGGTTGTCTTACAACTTGGCACTAATGGAGACTTTACTGACGAGCAGCTTGATACACTGTTAGATCTTTTAGGGGAGTCTCAAATATATCTCGTGAATACAAGTGTTCCTCGGGACTATCAGGCACATGTAAATGAACTATTCAAACAGGCAGCTAAAGATCGAGATAATGTCCATCTTGTTGATTGGCACGCAAGGTCTCAAGGGCATACAGAATATTTTGCGCCAGATGGTATTCACTTAGAAGCAGACGGTGTGAAAGCATTAATTGATGAAATCATTAAAACGATAAAAACACATCAAAAATAA